Proteins encoded by one window of Amaranthus tricolor cultivar Red isolate AtriRed21 chromosome 4, ASM2621246v1, whole genome shotgun sequence:
- the LOC130811126 gene encoding uncharacterized protein LOC130811126: MWSTPKPGREINRLRSCRCILDCMAETQVEWIPYMTSPRALLNEHPRTTYIGGITCFDIIEVYLPERTVRQVGFVHAVRPAHGTYSVTFASPPMNTEAWSKFPYSARLGDQALHRASVPSEVDPSYVD; this comes from the exons ATGTGGTCCACGCCCAAGCCAGGTCGTGAGATCAACAGGCTGAGGTCCTGCAGGTGTATACTAGACTGCATGGcggagactcag gtggaatggattCCGTATATGACTTCTCCAAGGGCATTGctaaatgagcacccacgcaccacctacATCGGGGGTATTACTTGCTTTGATATCatcgaggtgtatttgccggagaggACAGTGCGACAGGTCGGCTTTGTGCATGCTGtacgaccggcacacggtactTATTCTGTAACCTTTGCTTCTCCGCCTATGAACACGGAGGCATGGAGTAAGTTCCCCTATAGTGCCCGCCTAGGTGATCAGGCACTTCAtcgggcatctgttccatcagaggttgatcctagttacgttgactAG